ATGGAAGACGATCTGATCTTCAACGGTGCTGCGGAATTCGACCTACCTGGTCTGATGAACGTAAAAGGACGCCTCACTCATCTAAAGAGCGATTGGATGGAATCTGGCAATGCGTTTGCCGACATCGTGGAAGCACGCAACAAGCTGTTGAAAATGGGCCATAGCGGTCCGTATGCACTGGTTGTTTCTCCTGAGCTCTACTCTCTCTTGCATCGCGTACACAAAGGCACCAACGTGCTTGAGATCGAGCACGTTCGCAATCTCGTTACAGATGGTGTCTTCCAATCCCCTACCATTAAAGGCCGCTCCGGCGTATTGGTAGCCACTGGTCGCCACAATCTCGATCTGGCGATTGCGGAAGACTTCGACTCCGCATTTCTTGGAGACGAACAAATGAACAGTCTGTTCCGTGTCTATGAGTGCGTTGTATTGCGTATCAAGCGTCCAAGCGCCATTTGCACCTTGGAAGAAACAGAAGAATAGGAAGCCCTTTGACACACCCATTGACGGTTCTCGTTGTGGGTGTGTTTTTTCATCCTTGAAATATGTAACAGATCACTTATAATAAGAACGTACGTTCCAAAC
The window above is part of the Brevibacillus brevis NBRC 100599 genome. Proteins encoded here:
- a CDS encoding family 1 encapsulin nanocompartment shell protein — encoded protein: MDKLRKYPDSPLTTEEWNQLDATVVDMARRQLVGRRFIDIYGPLGEGIQTITNDVYEESRFGGLSLRGESLEMTQPSRRVSMTIPILYKDFMLYWRDVAQARTLGMPLDMSAAANAAAGGALMEDDLIFNGAAEFDLPGLMNVKGRLTHLKSDWMESGNAFADIVEARNKLLKMGHSGPYALVVSPELYSLLHRVHKGTNVLEIEHVRNLVTDGVFQSPTIKGRSGVLVATGRHNLDLAIAEDFDSAFLGDEQMNSLFRVYECVVLRIKRPSAICTLEETEE